Proteins from a genomic interval of Sphingomonas sp. Y38-1Y:
- a CDS encoding glycosyl transferase family protein, with product MSLLTAAVHEAMLFAAIGFAIGGFDDLLVDALYLLRLAVRRVRGAKSLVLADLPPTPVEGGRLAIFVAAWDESAVIGAMLRTAAARFDHPDWRLYVGTYPNDRATIDAVAEVAGVEPRIRLVVGERAGPTTKADCLNTIWRAMLADEAAEGAAVRAIVLHDAEDVVHRGELAVYAHHLAMGAEVVQVPVLPLIDQQSRFVAGHYANEFAESHAKGMLVRQALGAAMPLAGVGCAIDRAMLARVAAMRGGLPFDPASLTEDYELGLAIGRLGGRAAFARVLEMPGGQPVAVRAFFPAGLNASIRQKARWMTGIALAGWDRTGWGRTLALGDHWMRMRDRRAILSVLVLAAAYLALVGWGVLALVHWWRGTDPAPVDSALAWLLGVNALLLGWRAAMRIGFVGASYGWQEALWSIPRLVVANYIAILAARKAMWRYVGLLRGQTLQWDKTAHHFPDLSREPA from the coding sequence GTGTCGCTGCTAACGGCAGCGGTGCATGAAGCGATGTTGTTTGCCGCGATCGGGTTCGCGATCGGCGGCTTCGACGATCTTCTTGTCGACGCGCTCTATCTTCTTCGCCTTGCCGTCCGCCGTGTTCGCGGCGCCAAGTCGCTGGTCCTCGCCGACCTGCCGCCGACGCCGGTCGAGGGCGGACGCCTCGCGATCTTCGTGGCGGCGTGGGACGAGAGCGCGGTGATCGGCGCGATGCTGCGCACCGCCGCCGCCCGCTTCGACCATCCCGACTGGCGGCTCTATGTCGGTACCTATCCCAACGACCGCGCGACGATCGACGCGGTGGCGGAGGTCGCCGGGGTCGAGCCGCGCATCCGCCTGGTCGTCGGTGAGCGCGCCGGGCCCACGACCAAGGCCGACTGCCTCAACACGATCTGGCGCGCGATGCTCGCCGACGAGGCGGCCGAGGGCGCGGCGGTCCGCGCGATCGTGCTCCACGATGCCGAGGACGTCGTCCATCGCGGCGAGCTGGCGGTCTATGCCCATCACCTCGCGATGGGCGCAGAGGTGGTGCAGGTGCCCGTGCTGCCGCTGATCGACCAGCAATCGCGCTTTGTCGCCGGCCACTATGCCAACGAATTCGCCGAGAGCCACGCCAAGGGCATGCTCGTCCGCCAAGCGCTCGGGGCGGCGATGCCGCTCGCCGGCGTCGGCTGTGCGATCGACCGGGCGATGCTTGCACGCGTCGCGGCGATGCGCGGTGGTCTGCCGTTCGATCCCGCCTCGCTTACCGAGGATTACGAACTCGGCCTCGCGATCGGGCGGCTGGGCGGCCGGGCGGCGTTCGCGCGCGTGCTCGAGATGCCGGGCGGACAACCCGTCGCGGTGCGCGCCTTCTTCCCCGCGGGCCTCAACGCGTCGATCCGGCAGAAGGCGCGGTGGATGACGGGGATCGCGCTGGCAGGCTGGGACCGCACCGGGTGGGGGCGGACGCTGGCGCTTGGCGACCACTGGATGCGGATGCGCGACCGGCGCGCGATCCTGTCGGTGCTGGTGCTCGCCGCGGCCTATCTGGCGCTGGTCGGCTGGGGTGTCCTCGCGCTTGTCCACTGGTGGCGCGGCACCGATCCGGCGCCGGTCGATTCCGCGCTCGCCTGGCTGCTCGGCGTCAACGCGCTGCTGCTCGGCTGGCGCGCGGCGATGCGCATCGGCTTCGTCGGCGCGAGCTATGGGTGGCAGGAGGCCTTGTGGTCGATCCCGCGGCTGGTCGTCGCCAACTACATCGCCATCCTCGCCGCGCGAAAGGCGATGTGGCGCTATGTCGGGCTGCTGCGCGGGCAGACGCTGCAATGGGACAAGACCGCGCACCACTTTCCCGACCTGTCGCGCGAACCGGCATGA